In Cotesia glomerata isolate CgM1 linkage group LG1, MPM_Cglom_v2.3, whole genome shotgun sequence, one genomic interval encodes:
- the LOC123262532 gene encoding uncharacterized protein LOC123262532: MGVEGFRVLQANLRNDKAGTLEASQLWEEKRIDVLLLQEPYAAHSNNSFKIPGFGCGIQVSAETRSRPYAAICLTNPKYQLLVLSQLSTTHCLCAQIMGPDTSFFVASAYLQYKDEIDMHLKHLERVGRALRGKRVFISIDANAKSERWGSETDDVRSEKLEQFIDAHELEIINNAREGLTFESTNGRSYIDVTLVTPKLASSIISWSIKRSWVQNTDHYPIEITLEAKSGEKDGAQADPKRFNLTLANWEKFDEILFSCACTNLDDLGVESVEDVERYASALDKLILEACEAAIPRTKTHVKSYPWWTRK; this comes from the coding sequence ATGGGGGTCGAAGGTTTTCGAGTTTTGCAGGCGAATTTGCGGAACGACAAAGCTGGGACTCTGGAGGCGAGTCAGTTGTGGGAGGAAAAACGGATCGATGTTCTCCTTCTACAAGAGCCATACGCAGCACATAGTAATAATAGTTTCAAAATACCTGGGTTCGGTTGCGGCATACAAGTTTCTGCCGAAACCAGGTCTAGGCCATATGCGGCCATTTGCTTAACGAATCCTAAATACCAGTTGCTGGTTTTATCACAACTTAGTACAACTCACTGCCTATGCGCTCAGATCATGGGACCTGACACATCGTTCTTCGTCGCCTCGGCATACTTGCAGTACAAAGACGAAATAGACATGCATTTAAAGCACTTAGAGAGAGTGGGCCGAGCACTGAGAGGGAAACGGGTATTTATATCAATCGACGCGAACGCGAAATCCGAGAGATGGGGATCTGAGACAGACGACGTGCGTAGTGAAAAGTTAGAGCAATTTATTGACGCACACGAGTTAGAGATAATCAACAACGCGAGGGAGGGTCTGACGTTTGAATCAACTAACGGGAGGTCGTATATCGATGTGACACTCGTCACGCCTAAACTCGCGAGTAGCATTATTAGCTGGTCCATAAAGAGAAGTTGGGTGCAGAATACTGACCACTACCCGATCGAGATCACTCTAGAAGCTAAGTCGGGGGAGAAGGATGGCGCACAGGCAGACCCCAAGAGGTTCAACTTAACGTTGGCCAATTGGGAAAAGTTTGACGAAATCCTTTTCTCGTGTGCATGCACAAACCTTGATGACCTTGGAGTGGAATCGGTTGAGGACGTAGAAAGGTATGCTTCTGCACttgacaaattaattttagaagcTTGCGAAGCCGCGATTCCGCGTACGAAAACCCATGTAAAATCATACCCATGGTGGACCAGGAAATAA
- the LOC123267543 gene encoding uncharacterized protein LOC123267543 yields the protein MHSGRTLAVEGEKQVECLVQSVTSTTHSYTVQPTVSADGKLLSPLFLVLKEPSGKFGPIVETTLFRPHNVYIEASKSGKLTSDHFKIWLERVFFPNVDPKSLLLIDSWTGHCPQVVQSVKPTNKDTEVMILPKDTTGKIQPLDVFGFRVWKNFVRYFSDRTVLMNLDINLHLRNNIIKLQSLTHIQFSSPRYINLFKYSWYKSGYTEVKPDEFENPVDFAFHGSCNSHCEVPGCQNIAIIRCSWCKKSLCFQHFCHEHHDCKTYIE from the exons ATGCATTCCGGTCGAACTTTAGCTGTTGAAGGAGAGAAGCAAGTAGAATGTCTTGTACAATCTGTTACTTCTACTACTCATAGTTACACAGTTCAACCAACTGTATCCGCTGATGGAAAGCTTTTATCcccactttttttggttctaaAAGAACCAAGTGGTAAATTTGGACCAATAGTTGAAACAACACTTTTTAGACCTCATAATGTATACATAGAAGCATCAAAATCAGGAAAACTTACATCAG atcatttcaaaatttggttGGAGAGGGTGTTTTTTCCAAATGTGGACCCAAAATCTTTATTACTAATTGACTCATGGACTGGGCATTGTCCTCAAGTTGTACAAAGCGTTAAACCAACAAATAAAGATACTGAAGTAATGATCTTACCAAAAGATACAACTGGGAAAATTCAACCGCTTGATGTTTTTGGATTCCgagtatggaaaaattttgttcgataTTTTTCGGATCGTACAGTTTTGATGAATTTGGACATAAACTTGCATTTACgaaataacattataaaattacaatcacttACACATATCCAATTTTCATCTCCTcggtacataaatttattcaagtactCGTGGTACAAAAGTGGCTACACAGAAGTAAAACCAGATGAGTTCGAAAATCCTGTGGATTTTGCATTTCACGGATCATGCAATTCTCATTGTGAGGTTCCTGGTTGTCAAAATATAGCAATTATCCGCTGTTCATGGTGCAAAAAGTCGTTgtgttttcaacatttttgtcATGAACATCACGATTGCAAAACATATATTGAATAG